A single genomic interval of Sulfurovum sp. TSL6 harbors:
- a CDS encoding primosomal protein N' has protein sequence MHFYKILLLRSSAPSLTYASNYTVKKGTVLSVPLKSTLKDAVVIEEVAKPEFETAEIASISDSYYSDQQMEVAKFISEYYFSSLGEALSLFIPFKLSSATELSSGSIESNMLPKLSEIQQKAYEQLSKKDKALLFGVTGSGKTEIFISLMAKMLEEEKTSIFLMPEISLTPQMETRLKVYFGECVAMWHSKLTKKKKESILKGIETGEIRIVAGARSALFVPLSNLGLIIVDEEHDDSYKAMTRPRYHARDVAVLMGSKLGAKVVLASATPSMSSYYKYDVVKLDKPYVQTEKNYKFISGDRINHTMLDAIHTHYKAGDQSLLFLPTRGNFKYLYCESCGKTHLCPYCSVGMALHRKHRHLKCHYCNYTEAIVDTCTHCGHTPLKSERMGTVEAIEVISEAVEGIQIEQFDKDSITTAKKLKEALKRFESGESQLLLGTQMLSKGHDYANITLSIIMGLDYILGLADYRARERAMSLLFQIAGRSGRAKAAQIIVQTGDPEFFQTYLADYELFIKDELAFLEMADYPPFASLARILIAHKDETKASKITLDTVTKLKAFEEVEIVGHGKAPVEKIANKFRFHILLRAKHRVPLLKALHRVDCREIEIDFDPVEFS, from the coding sequence TTGCATTTTTATAAAATTCTTCTTCTCAGGTCAAGTGCTCCTAGCTTGACTTATGCATCTAACTATACAGTAAAAAAGGGTACAGTGCTTTCTGTGCCTTTAAAGAGTACGCTCAAAGATGCTGTTGTCATCGAAGAGGTGGCAAAGCCTGAGTTTGAAACAGCAGAGATCGCTTCTATTTCAGACAGTTATTATAGTGATCAACAGATGGAAGTAGCAAAGTTTATCTCTGAGTATTATTTTTCTTCTTTGGGTGAAGCACTTTCTCTCTTTATTCCATTTAAACTTTCTTCCGCAACAGAATTATCTTCGGGAAGCATAGAAAGCAATATGCTTCCGAAGTTAAGTGAAATACAACAAAAAGCCTATGAGCAACTCTCCAAAAAAGACAAAGCGCTTCTTTTTGGTGTCACGGGTTCGGGGAAGACAGAGATTTTCATTTCTCTCATGGCTAAGATGCTGGAAGAGGAGAAAACTTCTATCTTTCTCATGCCCGAAATCTCACTGACACCGCAAATGGAAACACGTCTCAAGGTCTATTTTGGTGAGTGCGTGGCAATGTGGCATTCTAAGTTGACCAAGAAGAAAAAAGAGTCTATTCTCAAAGGCATAGAAACAGGAGAAATACGCATAGTGGCAGGGGCACGTTCTGCTCTTTTTGTGCCATTGTCCAACCTTGGGCTCATTATTGTAGATGAAGAGCATGATGATAGCTATAAGGCGATGACCAGACCTCGTTACCATGCACGCGATGTGGCTGTGTTGATGGGGAGTAAACTGGGTGCTAAAGTGGTATTGGCCTCTGCAACACCTTCGATGAGTTCGTACTATAAATATGATGTGGTCAAGCTCGATAAACCGTATGTTCAGACAGAAAAAAATTACAAGTTCATTTCCGGTGACAGGATCAACCATACGATGTTGGATGCCATACATACACACTATAAAGCGGGAGATCAGTCACTGCTGTTTCTTCCTACACGTGGGAACTTTAAGTACCTTTATTGTGAGAGCTGTGGAAAGACACATTTGTGTCCTTACTGTTCCGTCGGTATGGCATTGCATAGAAAACACAGACACTTGAAATGTCACTACTGCAACTATACGGAAGCGATAGTGGATACTTGTACCCACTGTGGGCACACACCGCTCAAAAGCGAACGTATGGGAACAGTGGAAGCCATAGAAGTGATCTCTGAGGCGGTAGAAGGCATACAAATAGAACAGTTTGATAAAGACAGTATCACGACGGCTAAAAAACTGAAAGAGGCATTGAAACGTTTTGAAAGCGGCGAGAGTCAACTGCTTTTGGGTACACAGATGCTGAGTAAGGGCCATGACTATGCAAATATTACCTTGAGTATCATTATGGGACTTGATTACATCTTGGGACTGGCCGATTATAGAGCACGTGAGAGAGCGATGTCCTTACTCTTTCAAATTGCCGGTCGAAGCGGACGGGCAAAAGCAGCGCAGATCATAGTACAGACCGGTGATCCGGAATTTTTTCAAACCTATCTGGCTGATTATGAACTTTTCATTAAAGATGAACTGGCATTTTTAGAGATGGCTGATTATCCTCCTTTTGCTTCATTGGCACGTATACTCATCGCACATAAAGATGAAACCAAAGCAAGCAAAATCACACTGGATACCGTGACGAAACTCAAAGCATTTGAAGAGGTGGAGATCGTGGGACACGGTAAAGCACCCGTAGAGAAAATAGCCAATAAATTCAGGTTTCATATATTATTGAGAGCCAAGCACAGAGTCCCTTTACTCAAGGCGTTACATCGTGTAGATTGTAGAGAGATAGAGATAGATTTCGACCCGGTTGAATTCTCTTAA
- a CDS encoding type II secretion system protein — MFHKDHKAFTMIELVFVIVVIGILSAIAIPKFAATRGDAEIAKAKATIGSVRSAIATERQKRILKGDFTHPITTLHSANNAFDVFNADADGNTGRVLEYPVPKCATLGKSQGCWKVVGTNYRFMMPVSGYADFNITSSRFDCDPSDANCKILTQ; from the coding sequence ATGTTTCATAAAGATCATAAAGCATTTACAATGATTGAACTTGTATTTGTTATTGTCGTGATTGGTATATTATCGGCTATAGCTATACCAAAATTTGCGGCTACTAGAGGGGATGCAGAAATTGCAAAAGCTAAAGCAACGATAGGATCTGTACGAAGTGCTATTGCGACAGAAAGACAAAAACGTATTTTAAAAGGTGATTTTACACACCCTATCACTACTTTACATTCAGCTAATAATGCTTTTGATGTTTTTAACGCAGATGCAGATGGAAATACAGGAAGAGTTTTAGAATACCCTGTTCCTAAGTGTGCAACATTAGGAAAGTCACAGGGATGCTGGAAGGTGGTTGGTACTAACTATAGATTTATGATGCCTGTATCAGGTTATGCTGATTTTAATATTACAAGTAGCCGTTTTGACTGTGACCCCTCGGATGCGAATTGTAAAATTTTGACTCAATAA
- a CDS encoding replicative DNA helicase gives MENMYNLNIERAVLSAIIFDPEIYEEIAAKLKPHDFYLPFHQHVFAAMEELSVEEKPLDDEFLRSKLNAMGKFDEVAMLDLLSANPITNTAAYLKEIKAKSSKRALATLATEIKKVTIEDDLPAEEVMNLVEKKLYEITQNSTSDDFRESKEITLAMMAEIERLKALGNSKLIGTDTGFRNLNDKTSGFGKGDLVIIAARPAMGKTAFVLNMALKAIERNEGVAFFSLEMPAEQLMLRLLSAKTSIPLQALRVGDLKDEQWSDLSAATQDLSSKKLFVDDGGYATIHHVRSKLRKLKAQHPEISVAIIDYLQLMSGEGREGRQQEVSEISRGLKQLARELQIPIIALSQLNRGVESRDNKRPMLSDLRESGAIEQDADIILFVYRDDVYREAQEKEKEMKAKAEGKEYTSEFRKKPEEDAEIIIGKQRNGPTGTVNLIFQKNFTRFVDAPTGPAFEIEYEDADIPMNTGNIDLPAI, from the coding sequence ATGGAAAACATGTACAACCTAAATATCGAAAGAGCAGTACTCTCTGCCATTATTTTTGATCCTGAAATCTATGAAGAGATCGCGGCGAAGTTAAAGCCACATGACTTTTACCTGCCTTTTCATCAGCATGTTTTTGCTGCGATGGAAGAACTTTCGGTAGAAGAGAAACCATTGGATGATGAGTTTCTACGTTCAAAACTCAATGCTATGGGTAAGTTTGATGAAGTAGCGATGTTGGATCTTCTCTCAGCAAATCCTATTACCAATACAGCGGCTTACCTCAAAGAGATCAAAGCAAAATCAAGCAAAAGGGCGTTGGCTACACTTGCCACAGAGATCAAAAAGGTCACGATAGAAGATGATCTGCCTGCTGAAGAGGTGATGAATCTGGTAGAGAAAAAGCTTTACGAGATCACACAAAACTCAACATCAGATGACTTTAGAGAATCTAAAGAGATCACTTTGGCCATGATGGCGGAAATAGAACGTCTCAAAGCGCTCGGAAATTCTAAACTGATCGGTACAGATACGGGATTTAGAAACCTGAATGATAAGACGTCAGGATTTGGTAAAGGTGACCTGGTGATCATCGCTGCACGTCCTGCGATGGGGAAAACAGCATTTGTCCTTAACATGGCACTCAAAGCGATAGAGCGTAATGAAGGGGTGGCTTTTTTCTCACTGGAAATGCCGGCAGAACAGCTGATGCTTAGACTGCTTTCTGCAAAAACCTCCATACCTCTTCAGGCACTGAGAGTAGGTGACCTTAAAGATGAGCAGTGGAGTGATCTTTCTGCTGCGACACAGGATCTCTCTTCAAAAAAACTTTTTGTAGATGACGGCGGATATGCAACTATTCACCATGTACGTAGTAAACTGCGTAAACTGAAAGCACAACACCCTGAAATCTCTGTAGCCATTATAGACTACTTGCAATTGATGAGTGGTGAAGGACGGGAAGGAAGACAGCAGGAAGTCTCTGAAATTTCAAGAGGGCTCAAACAGTTGGCCAGAGAACTTCAGATACCCATCATCGCACTCTCTCAGCTTAACCGTGGTGTGGAAAGCAGGGATAACAAGCGTCCGATGCTCTCCGATCTGCGTGAGTCCGGAGCTATAGAACAAGATGCCGATATCATCCTTTTTGTCTATCGTGATGATGTCTATCGTGAGGCGCAAGAGAAAGAAAAAGAGATGAAAGCCAAAGCCGAAGGTAAAGAGTACACGTCCGAGTTTAGAAAAAAACCTGAGGAAGATGCAGAAATCATCATAGGGAAACAGAGAAATGGACCTACGGGTACCGTTAATCTTATTTTCCAAAAGAACTTTACACGTTTTGTCGATGCGCCAACAGGACCAGCCTTTGAAATAGAGTATGAAGATGCAGATATTCCTATGAATACAGGAAATATAGACTTACCTGCTATATAA
- the ispG gene encoding flavodoxin-dependent (E)-4-hydroxy-3-methylbut-2-enyl-diphosphate synthase has translation MKERVKTKKIYVGNVAVGGDAPISVQSMTYSDTHNIAETVEQINRLHFAGADMVRVAVPEMQDAFALKAIKEQISLPLIADIHFNYKLALEAAKWVDCIRLNPGNIGEKSRIKEIVKACQDRNLPIRIGVNAGSLEKEFDQKYGATAEGMVASAEYNIKFLEDLGFTDIKVSLKASDVDRTVDAYRMLRPRNEYPFHLGVTEAGTIFHATIKSSIGLGALLLDGIGDTMRVSITGELEEEIKVGKAILKDSGRMKEGLNIISCPTCGRIEADLVTAVAEVEKRTAHIKTPMDVSVMGCVVNAIGEAKHADVAIAYGKGSGLVMLKGEVVARLPEEELVERFVQEVEKFAEDNK, from the coding sequence GTGAAAGAAAGAGTGAAAACCAAAAAAATTTATGTAGGTAATGTCGCTGTAGGCGGAGATGCACCTATCTCTGTACAGTCTATGACATACAGTGATACACATAACATAGCAGAGACAGTAGAGCAGATCAACCGTCTGCATTTTGCCGGGGCTGATATGGTACGTGTGGCGGTACCTGAGATGCAGGATGCATTTGCACTTAAAGCCATTAAGGAACAGATCTCTTTACCTCTCATTGCAGATATTCATTTTAACTATAAGCTTGCACTGGAAGCAGCAAAATGGGTGGACTGTATACGTCTGAATCCTGGGAATATCGGTGAGAAATCACGTATAAAAGAGATCGTCAAAGCCTGCCAGGATAGAAACCTGCCTATACGTATAGGGGTGAATGCCGGTTCATTGGAAAAAGAGTTTGATCAAAAGTATGGTGCAACAGCAGAGGGTATGGTTGCTTCTGCAGAGTACAACATCAAATTTTTGGAAGATCTTGGATTTACAGATATCAAAGTGTCACTTAAAGCTTCAGATGTAGATAGAACCGTAGATGCCTACAGAATGTTACGCCCCAGAAATGAATATCCTTTTCACTTGGGTGTGACAGAAGCAGGTACTATTTTCCATGCAACGATAAAGTCTTCCATAGGTTTGGGGGCTTTGTTGCTTGACGGGATAGGGGATACGATGAGAGTCTCCATCACCGGTGAGTTAGAAGAAGAGATCAAAGTCGGTAAAGCCATACTCAAAGACAGCGGCAGGATGAAAGAAGGACTAAACATCATCTCCTGTCCAACCTGCGGACGAATAGAGGCGGATTTGGTAACAGCTGTAGCAGAAGTAGAAAAACGAACGGCACACATCAAAACACCTATGGATGTTTCTGTGATGGGTTGTGTGGTCAATGCTATTGGTGAAGCCAAACATGCGGATGTTGCTATAGCGTATGGCAAAGGCTCAGGACTGGTCATGCTTAAAGGAGAGGTGGTTGCAAGACTCCCTGAAGAAGAGTTGGTTGAGAGATTTGTGCAAGAAGTAGAGAAATTCGCAGAGGATAATAAATAA